GCTCCGAACGTAAGAAGCCCTCTTTATCGGCGTCGAGAATAGCTACCAGCGTAACTTCGGGCAAATCCAATCCCTCCCGAAGTAAATTTACGCCAACTAAAATATCAAACTCACCTAAGCGCAATCCCCGTAAAATCTCTACGCGTTCCAAAGTCTTAATTTCAGAGTGTATATAACGAACTTTAAGGTTCAACTTGGTCATATATTTGGATAACTCCTCAGCCATCCGTTTGGTCAAGGTCGTGGCCAAGATACGGCCTCCTTCTTTGATCGTTTTGTCTACCTCTTCCAAGAAATCATCCACCTGATTTATCGCTGGACGAACTTCAATAATAGGATCCAATAAGCCTGTCGGACGGATGACCTGTTCAACAACGACACCTTCCGTCTGTTGCAATTCATAATCTCCGGGAGTCGCCGAAACATAAATAGTCTGATTGGTCAACGATTCAAACTCCGGAAAGTTGAGCGGTCTATTGTCCATGGCCGCAGGTAATCGGAAACCATGTTCCACTAGAGATACCTTACGTGAACGGTCACCACCATACATGGCCCGTAACTGCGGCAAGGTAACATGGCTCTCATCAATGACGAGCAGATAGTCCTCCGGGAAATAATCCAGCAGACAGAAAGGACGCATCCCCGGCTGTCTTCCATCGAAGAATCGAGAATAGTTTTCTATTCCAGAACAATAGCCAAGTTCGCGCATCATTTCCAGATCGTAATTCACACGTTCTTCCAGACGTTTAGCTTCCAGCATAAGCCCTTCCTCCTCCAACTGCGTCTTGCGCTGCATCAATTCATCCTGAATGGCCCAGATAGATTCCTTAAATTTCTCCTTCGGAGTAACGAAAAGGTTCGCTGGGAAAAGTGCTAAATCCTCCATTTTATTCAAGGTCTTACCAGATACCGGATCGATCTCACTCAATTCGTCAATCTCGTCACCAAAAAAGGAAATACGGATCGCAAAATCTAAGTAAGCAGGGTATACATCGACGGTATCTCCCTTGACACGAAAAGTACCACGTTTAAATTCAGTTGTTGTTCTAGAATAGAGGATTTCGACCAGTTTATGCAAAAAGGCGTTCCGTGTTATTGTCATTCCAACCCCAAAACGAAAAATTGACCGTGAGAAATCTTCGGGATTTCCCATACCATAAATACAGGAGACGGAAGAAACCACAACAATGTCTCGTCGTCCGGACATCAATGATGAAGTCGTTGCCAATCGCAGCTTCTCTATTTCTTCATTGATCGCCAAGTCTTTTTCAATGTAAGTATTCGTTGAAGCTATAAATGCCTCCGGCTGATAATAATCATAGTAAGAAACAAAATAATTAACCGAATTATTCGGAAAGAACTGTTTGAATTCACCATATAGCTGAGCAGCCAATGTTTTATTGTGACTTAATATGAGGGTTGGCTTCTGTGTTTCTTGAATTACATTGGCTACAGTAAATGTTTTACCGGATCCGGTAACCCCCAAGAGCGTCTGGTATTGTTCACCTTGGTCCACACCTGCTACCAATTCTTTGATTGCCTCTGGTTGATCACCCGTCGGTCTATACTCTGATGTCAATTCAAATTTCATACAATTCCTATTTCTTAAAGAAAACTATTTCGACCTTTCGTTAAGCGTCAGCACCGAAGCATCGCTAAATCTCAGCTTATAAAAATCCGTCACATTCAAACAATGATAATCTATAAATGTTACGATTTTGTAACATGCGGTCTAGGGCCATATTTTAAATGGTCTTCACACAAATTTACTAATTTTTTTACCATTTTATATCAAACTATAATTATGCCGCAGATGTTATTACTTTCAGTTGATTATTTACTATCTTTAGCTTTAACAGAACTAGCACGCACGTCATGGTCACTATTCTATCTACCCAAAATAGCATTGCAAATCATTTTA
The window above is part of the Sphingobacterium sp. ML3W genome. Proteins encoded here:
- the uvrB gene encoding excinuclease ABC subunit UvrB → MKFELTSEYRPTGDQPEAIKELVAGVDQGEQYQTLLGVTGSGKTFTVANVIQETQKPTLILSHNKTLAAQLYGEFKQFFPNNSVNYFVSYYDYYQPEAFIASTNTYIEKDLAINEEIEKLRLATTSSLMSGRRDIVVVSSVSCIYGMGNPEDFSRSIFRFGVGMTITRNAFLHKLVEILYSRTTTEFKRGTFRVKGDTVDVYPAYLDFAIRISFFGDEIDELSEIDPVSGKTLNKMEDLALFPANLFVTPKEKFKESIWAIQDELMQRKTQLEEEGLMLEAKRLEERVNYDLEMMRELGYCSGIENYSRFFDGRQPGMRPFCLLDYFPEDYLLVIDESHVTLPQLRAMYGGDRSRKVSLVEHGFRLPAAMDNRPLNFPEFESLTNQTIYVSATPGDYELQQTEGVVVEQVIRPTGLLDPIIEVRPAINQVDDFLEEVDKTIKEGGRILATTLTKRMAEELSKYMTKLNLKVRYIHSEIKTLERVEILRGLRLGEFDILVGVNLLREGLDLPEVTLVAILDADKEGFLRSERSLIQTIGRAARNDKGRVIMYADKMTDSMRVTIEETNRRRDKQMNYNIEHGITPRTVGKTREEILEQTSVADFSGVEQKFYVEPDPTQAIAADPVMQYLSEKDLKKAIDAVRKKMDKAAKEMDFLEAAKYRDEMFSLEKLYEERFSS